DNA sequence from the Halorussus limi genome:
GATTCGCGCTCTTCGTAGAGGGAGACGTACCGCTGCAACTGGTCGAAGTGGTTCAGGGTCGCCTGAATTCGCTTGACCTCGACGACGACCGGAGTGCCCGACTCGTCGCGCGCGAAGAAGTCGATGAAGCCGTACTTGCTCTCGCGCTCGTGTTCGACGATGCGCAGGCCCTCCTCCAGCACGTCGGGGTTCGACTCGATGTACTCGTGCATCTCGGCCTCGGTGCCCGATTCCTCGTAGGTCGCGCCGTCGGTCGCGTCGAAGCGCGTCAGACCGTGGGCGTCGAGAATCCGGGCCTCGACCCGCTCGGTGGGGTTCGTGCGCCGCGCGAGCAAGACCGCCTCTCCGTCGCTCACGCGCGCGGAGACGGTTCCCCCGCCGGGCATCCAGTTGACGGGCTTGTGGCCGGTCGGCTGGTGGACCAGAAACGTCCCGTCGGGCTTGGCGACGAGGAGGCGGTCCCCCGGTCCCAAGTAGCCCGAGGTCCGGCCGTCGTACTCGACTTCGCAACGTGCCTGCACGGAGAGCAAAGCGCCGTCCCGGAACGCGGCCTTCGCCTCGCTGACGAGGGTTTCGGGGTCGGGCGCGTCTATCTGCTCGGCGACCATTCTCTTTGCCCGGTGGTCGGCATCGGAGCAAAAAGGTAGCGGATTCCGAGTCGGCGGCGTCGGGTCGCGGTTAGCGGGCCGGGTCGCGGTTAGCAGGTCGCGTCGAGTTGCGGGTACTGGAAGATAGCTCTCGCCGGTCGAAGTTCCAGAAACCCGGGGTCGTCCGGAGAGTCCGCTCTCGACTCAGAACTGCTCGGCGACCTGTCTCCGCGTCTCGGCCGCGCTCTCGGAGTTATCCACCGTGACGTGGTCGGCCGAGACGGCGTCGAACTGCTCGCGGTACATCGCGTGAACCTCGAAGTCGGCGTCGCTGGCGTCGTCCTCCCTGCTGGCGATTCGGTCCCGGACGACCGCCTCGTCGCACTCGACTTTGACCAGTCGGAACTCGGCGTCCAGCGACTCGCAGAGTTCGACCGCGCGCTCGCGGTCGGCGGCGTCCTTGAACGTCCCGTCGAGGACGACGCTCCGCCCGCCCTCGACCACGTCGCTCGCGCGCTCGAACAGTTCGCGGTAGACCATCCGGGCCTCCGCCTCGGTGTAATCGGGGTCGTCGAGGATGTCCTTGCGAACCACGTCGGTCCGGAGGAGACGCCCGTCGAGTCGCTCGGCGATGTCCTCGGCGACGGTGGTCTTGCCGACCCCCGGCAGGCCACAGACCACGACGAACTGCGGAGTCCGCTGTCGCGCGTCGAGCGATTCGGTCTCAGACATCGCCACCGGCCCCCGGTCGATTCGTTACAGCGCAGGTGCGACTCATCGTAGCTACCGTAATCCACGACACCAATGCCTTATCAAGATGTGGAAACGAGTCCAGCGGCCGCCGAACGGACTCGGGCGTCGGCCGCCGCCGCGACTTTCCCGACCGAAGTCGTACGACCGAGAGATGACGCGAAACGGTGAGTCCGGCGGTCTCGTCTCGGTCGTCGTGCCGACCCACTACCGGAACGACCGCCTCCGCCGGGCGCTCGAAAGCGTCGCGGCCCAAGAGTACCGACCGATAGAGGTCCTCGTCGTGGACGGGTCCGACGACGAACACGCCCGGCCGGTGGCCGAGTCGTTCGGCGCGACCTACGTCCCACAAGAGCGCGACGAGGGGCCGCAGGCCGCCCGGAGTATCGGGGCGGAGATGGCCGACGGCGAGTACGTGCAGTTCCTGGACGACGACGACCGACTCGCGCCCTCGAAGGTGCGCAAGCAGGTGGACCGCCTCGGTCCCGAAGTCGGGGTCGTCTACTGCGGGATGGACGACGAGAACCGCGGCGAGATTCTGCCGAACCCGGTCGTGCGCGGCGACGTTCTCGGACGCGCGCTGGAGATGCGGACGTTCCCGTGCATCAACTCCACGATGCTGATACGCCGCGAGGTGCTGGAGCGAGTCCTGCCGCTCCGTCACCGCCACGGGGCCGACGACACCGGACTGAAGATAGACCTCGCGCTCCAGACGAAGTTCGACTACGTGGCCGAACCGCTGGTGGTCCGGGGTCGGACCGGCGACTCGCTGTCGGACTCGTGGACCTACCTCGACGGGCGCATGGAGGTGATAGCGACCTACGACCGACTCTACCGCCGGTTCCCCGACCGGATTCGCCAGCGCGCGCTCCGGGAGACCCACTATCAGGTCGGCCGGAAACTGCTCGCGGAGGAGGGCTGGTCGCCCCGCGCGACGGCGGCGCTCGCCCGCGCGGCGTGGGAGACGCCCGACGACTACGCCTACCACATCGGGGCGGCGCTCGGGTCCGCGCTCGGCCGGCCGGGACTGGCCGCCGTGGACCGCCTGTTCGGCCGCCCGGAGGCGTAGGTCGGGGGTCGGCCGGCCTCGAACGACCCGGGGTACTAACGCGGTGGCGACCGAAACGCCGCCACGACGATGACGACTCCGCACGACGAACTCGCGGCGCTCGCGGCCGAACTCGTCGCCATCCCCACGGAGAACCCGCCGGGCGACGAGCGACCCTGCGCCGAGTTCGTCGCGGACTGGTTCGCCGAGCGCGGCATCGAGACCCGCCTCGTGGAGCGACCGAGCGCAGAGCGCGCGCAGGTGGTCGCGTGGGTCGGCGAGGACCCCCGGGAGGCGGCCGGGGACGACGCAACTACGCTCGTGCTGAACGGCCACCTCGACGTGGTGCCCGCGGGCGACCCCGGCGAGTGGGAGCGCGACCCCTTCGCCGGAGTCGTCGAGGACGGCATCCTCTACGGCCGGGGGAGCGCCGACATGAAGACCAACCTCGCGCTCGCGATGCTGACGCTCCGGGACCTCGCGCCCGAAATCGAGTCGGGGGACCTCGACGGGTCGCTGGTCTTCCACGGCGCGATGGGCGAGGAGACAGGCCATCCCGGAACCCGGACGCTCCTCGAAGAGGGCTACGGCGGGGACTGCGCGGTCGTGTTGGAACCCACCGACTTCCGGGTCGGGACGAGCGCGAAGGGCGTCGCGACCTACCGCATCGCCGTCTCGGGGTCGGCCTCCCACGCGAGTCGCCCCGACCAAGGCACCAACGCGATAGACGCCGCGAGACCGCTGCTCGACGCGGCAGACGAGTACGACGACCGCCTGCGCGAGCGCTCGGACCCGCTGGTCGGCCGGGCGTTCGCGACCGTCACCGAGTTCGAGGCCGGGACCGACTCGAACATGGCGGTCCTGCCCGGTCGCGCGGAGTTGCTGCTCGACCGGCGCATCCTGCCCGACGAGACGTTCGCCGAAGTCGAGGACGAAATCGAGGCGTTGCTCGCGGGTGTCGAGCGCGAGGCGGGCGTCGAGACCGACCGCTCGCTGGTCAAGCACTACGCCTCCGCGGGGATTCGCCCCGACCATCCGCTCGCCGAGCGATTCCGGGGTCTCTCGGCGGAACTGGCCGACGCGCCCGCCGACCCGTGGGGACTGGAGGCCGCGACAGACGCCCGCGAGTTCGTGGCGGCCGGGACGCCAGCCATCATCTGGGGACCGGGGAACCTCGCGCAGGCCCACGCCGTCGACGAGTACATCGACCTCGGGGACGCCGCGACCGGACTGGAGATTCTGAAGGAGGCCTCGCGGGGAGTCCTCGGAGAGCGGTAGGTCTCAGAGCGAGACGCCGTCGAGGCTCGCGTCGAGGTCCTCGACGTAGTCGTTGAACGCCTCGACGAACGCGGGCACGTCCTCGGCGAGACTGCGAACGTCGTGGGCCGACGGGGGTTGGTACTGCGAGAGGAGGTAGATGCCGCCCTCGCCGCCGACCCGGAGGTACGACGCGCCGTCCTCGTCCCACTTGAGTTCCCAGCGGTTGCCCGCGACCCGAGTGCCGTAGGTGCCGTACTCGCCGCCCTCGTAGCGGGCGAGTTGCCGGGCAATCTGGTCGGCTACCTCCCGGACGCGCCGGAGGATGCGCTCGCGCTCGGCCACCACCGACTCGGTGGACGCGACGGTCGGGAAGTCCGCGGGCACCTCGTCCAGCACGCCGTCGAGCGACCGGACGTAGCGGTTGAACGACTCCACGAAGTTCCCGTAGTCGGTCATCGCCTCGGCGAGGTCCTCGGGGTCCGGTGGCTGGTGGGTCGAGACGACGTAGGTCTCGGCCTTCCGGCCCTCGAACAGGAGGAACTGGAGGTCGCCCGCCTCGTACTTGACCGTCCACTCGCCGTCGTCGGTCTCGAAGGTGCGCTTGCCGTAGTCGCCGCCCTGCAGGAGGGCGAGTTGGCGGGCGATTTTTCCGGCGTGGTCGCGGACCCGAGCGACCACCTCGTCCCGGCGCTCGGCGGCGTCCTCGGTCGATTCGACGGGCGCGTCGAACTGCTCTGTCATCGCTCTCACTCGGAGCGCGACGGACAAAAGGGTCGTGACCCGCGGTCCGGAATCGGTAGTCTCGCGGTCGCCGGGTCGTCGCGGTACCGGGAAGGGAACCGCCGAACGTCGCCACACACCGGAGCAGTTCGGGCGGTTCGGTCGCCCGGCGAGAAGCTATTTCGGCGTCCGGGTGGACGTACACCCGACATGGCGCTCGACACCGACGCGGTCGAGGCGATAGCGTTCGACTCCTACGGCACCATCGTGGACGTGACCACGGTCGAAGAACCGCTGTCGGAGCACGTCGACGACCCCGAGACGGTCGCCCAACTCTGGCGCGACCGGTCGCTGGAGTACGCGATGGTCGGGAACGCCGTCGAGGAGTACCGTTCGTTCTACGAACTCATCAGGCACGCGCTCCGGTGGGCGCTCGACGCGCGGGGCGTCGAACTCGACGAGAGCGAACGCGAGGACATCCTCTCGACGTACCACGAACTCGACGTGTACGGCGACGTTCGGGAGGGAATGGAGCGACTGCGCGACGCGGGCTACGACCTCTACGTCGTCTCGAACGGCAACGAGGAGATGCTCGAATCCATGGTCGACCACGCGGACATCGGCGACCTGCTCGAAGCGACCGTGAGCGCGGACGAGGTAGAGCGGTTCAAGCCGGAACCGGAACTCTACCGCCACGCCGCCGACCGCATCGGGGAACCGCCAGAGGGAATCGCTTTCGTGGCCGGCGGGTGGTGGGACGTTCCGGGCGCGATGCACGCCGGGATGCAGGGAATCTGGGTCGACCGGCAGGACGCGCTCTGGGGGCCGTACGATGCGGAACCCGACCTGACGGTGGAAACGTTCCGCGAAATCGCCGACGAGTTCGACGCCTGACCGGCGATTCCGTCGGGCCGCGGACTCGGGCGAACACCCCGCCCTCACTTCGACCGACAGCCATCGGAAGGACGCACTACTCCCGGAACTCCCGGTGAATCTCCATCCCCTCATCGGCGAGCACGTCGCCGAGGACCGGAATCTCCCGGCCGCGGCGCTCGAAGACTTCTCCGCACGGGATTCCTTCCGGCCCGTCGAACGCCTCGGCCAGTCGCGCCGCCGAGACGCTGTAGACGACGCCGCCGAGACCGGTGATAGCGATGCCGCCCGCGCACATCGGACAGGGTTCGGTGCTGGTGTACATCACCGTCTCCGCGCGCTCGGCCCGAGAGAGTTCGCGAGCGGCGCGACGCGCGAGCGTGAGTTCCGGGTGGAGCGCGACGTCGTCGTCGGTGTTCTCGCGGTTCGTCGCCTCCATCGCGACTTCGCCGTCGCGGACGAGAACCGACCCGTACGGACCGTCGCCGCGGTCGCCGGCCTCGCGGGCGAGGTCGATTGCGCGTCGGACGTGGGGTTCGTGGTCGAGCGCGTCGAGTTCGAGCATGGCGTATCGTCTTCCGCCCCGGCAAGAAACGTTCCGGTCCGGGGAATCGGGCGAGGGTGCCGGAGGACTCTATCGGTCGATGACTTTCGGGCCGAAGCGCGCGATTTTGCTCACGAACTCCTCGTCGTCCGGGAAGACGAAGACGGTCGCCTCGACGTCGTGTTCCGGAATCCGGAGGCTCGCGGTCAGGTACAGTCCCACGTCCGAAATCGAGAAGACGCGCTGGACCAGCGTCATCTCGGGGTTCTGGACCGCGACGGGCGGGCCGGTGTCGATGGGCGTGTCGAGGCGTTCGGCCCACTCGTCGACGAACCCGTTGGCCATCGCGTTGCAGAGTTCGGTCAGCGCGTCCCGGCCCATCTCGGTCGAGACGACAGACTCCACGTCTCGGACGGCGCTCCGGAGCATGAGCGACGCCGCGCGGTTCGCGCTCTTGACCGGGAAGACGACGAGGACGGTCCCCGAAAACGGACCGCGGAGGCGGACCCGCGCGCCGGCCCGGTCCTCGACGCCGAACCGGTCGACGACGGTCTCGGCCGTCGCGTAGTCGATTTTGACGTGGTCGGTCCGCGCCGAGAGGTCGCCGACGGGCACCTTGTTCAGTCGCGACTCGACGCCGTCGACGCCAACGTCGCCGAGCCAGTTCAGGACCGCGACCGTTTCGAGGGGGATGGTGAGTCGGCCGTCGTCGGTCGGCGGCGTCTCGGCGGACTCGGCGTCAGCGTCGGCCGGTCCCGCGGACTCGGCGTCGGCCTCGACCGGTTCCGCGCGCTCGAACTCGTCGCCGGGGTCGTCGTTTCGACGTGATTCGCGGTCCGCGTCGCCGGGCATCATGCGGCGGCGACGCTCTCGGCGTCGGTCGGGCGTGTGCGTTGCGTCAGGCGGCGTAGAGTCCGCTGGCGTGGAAGTGGAACGCCTGTGGCAGTCGCCATGTGTCGTTGTTCACCGATTCTACGGGAAGTATAAAACGTTGTTCGCCGTTCCGTCCGTTCGTCCGAGCGGTCGGCGGTCGCTCACTCCCCGTCGAGGGGCGACTCCAGCGCCTGTTCTATCGGTTCGTCCCCGGAGAGAACCTCGAACGTCTGCCCGTGGGTGCTCTCCATCGGAAGCGCGGCGACGAGGGTGGCGGCGACGTCCTCCCGGGGAATATCGTCGCCCTTCCGGTCGAGGTCCGCACCGGTTCGGATTTTCCCGGTCCCCTCCTCGTTCGTCAGCGCCCCCGGACGGACGATACTGTACGTCAGGTCGCTCTCGCGGAGTCGCTCGTCGGCCTCGGCCTTCGCCTTCAGGTACTCCCGGAGTTCCTCCGGACTCTCCTCGGGCGAGTCGGCGTTGATGGAACTCAGCATCACGAACCGGTCGACGTCGCCGTCCTCGGCGGTCTCGATGATGTTTATCGCGCCGTCGCGGTCCACGCCCCACACGTCGTCGCCGCCCGACCCGGCGGCGAACACGACGGCGTCGCACCCTTCGACCGCGCTGGTTACGTCCTCGGTCAGGTCCGCGAGGACCGCCTCGGCGCCGAGGTCCTCGATGTCGGACGTCTGGGCCTCGTCGCGGACCATCCCCCGGACCTCGTGGTCGCCCTCGGCAAGTAGTCGAGTGACGTGCTGGCCGACCTGTCCGTGCGAACCGGCTACGAGTACGTGCATGAGCGTCGTTCGAAGGGGGCGCGAGCGCAAGAGGCTTGTGCCCCTCGCCGTCGCTCATCGGGAGTGAATGCGGGAAAAGTGGGCCGGCGCGAATTCGAATCGCGGTTACGGCCACCCGAAGGCCGAAGGATACCAAGCTACCCCACCGGCCCGCACGTGAACAAAGGCGGGTCGGAAGTTTAATCCTTCCGGATTCGCCCGACCGGTCGCCGGGATTCCGCCGCCGAGGAGTCAGGTCGCGCGGTAGAACTCGACCTTCTCGCCGCCGTCGACCACCGCGCGCTTCTCCAGTTCACCGGCGTGGACGAGGTACTCGAACGCCCACCGGTACTCGTCCTCGGCCGACTGCTCGCCGAGGACCGCGCCCACGTCCTCCCACGTCGACGACGAGTCGTCCTGAACGCTCGCCTCCGCCTTCGTGAATATCTCCTCGATGGAGTAGGCGGTCGGCTTCTCGTCTTCGAGGAAGCCGTAGACGAGCGCGATGACGTTCTGGTCCGGTTCGGCCTGCTCCCACTGGTCCTCGGAGAGTGGCATTGGGTCCCGTAGCGGACGGACGGCCTTCAGGATTGTTGCGGGCGATACGTCGAGTGAGAGAGTCGTCGTCTCGTGGTCGTCCGTTCGGTCTTTGTCGGAGTCGAGGCAGAAGATAACTGTACGTTTCTCTCAGCAATATCTACGCACCTCTAAGACACATCTACCGTTCTCTACCGTCGCCCGACTCGACGGCCGCCTCGACGAAGGCCACCGCGTCGGCGGCCGACCCGACCGCCTCGACCCCCGGCGCGTCGTGCGTGTCGATACCCGCTATCGGCCGGTCGAAGACGCCCGCGAAACCGAGTTCCGAGAGGGTGCCGACGCCGCCGTCCACCGCGACCACGGCGTCGCCGTTCATCACGACGAGCGCGTTCCGGGCGTGGCCCAGTCCCGTGGCGACGGCCACGTCCACGTAGGGATTCGCGGCGGCGCGGTCCTCGCCGGGGAGGATGCCGATGGTCCGCCCGCCCGCCTCGCTCGCGCCGCGACACGCGGCCTCCATGACGCCGCCCAAACCGCCGCAGACGACGGTGTGGCCGCGCTGTGCGAGGCGGCGGCCGACGCGCTCGGCGGACTTGGCTTCCGATTCAGTGACGGTACTGCCGCCGACCACGCTGACTCGCATGGGCGTAGGTGCTGGTCGGAGAACCGTGAGGGTGTCGTTCTCCCGGTGAGACGAACCCGCGTCTCGGTGCGAGTTCGGTCCGCCGACTCTGGACCGGACCGTCTCGAAACCCCGGAAATGCCCGTCAGTAGCGCTCGAACCCCTCGGTGTCGAGGTAGTTGTGCGCCACCGTGACGGCGTGGTCGGCGTGGAGCAGTTCCGGGCCGAGGCGCACGCGCCGGTCGGCCGCGTCGGCGAGCAGCGACGCCTCGCCGTCGCCGAAGTCGTGGTGGTCCGAGAGGACGAAGACCGGATTTTCGGGCGGTTCGACCTCGACTACCGGGTCGCCGTCTTCGTGGAGTTGGACCACGGTGCCGTCGCGCGCGGCCTCCTCCAGCACCGGTTCGAAGCCGCGCTTCGAGACGTAGACGCCGGGCGAACTCTCGGCCTCCATGTGGCCGATAGCCTCGCCTTTCTCCTCTAGGGCACCGCGAATCAGGGCCGCCGTGCTTCGCTCGTCGGGATTGAGTCGTCGGAGTTCGGACCCCTCGAACCGGACCGTGACCTCGTCCCGCAAGACGAGGTGGACCCGCACGTCCTCTCGAATCGCGTGCGAGAGGAAGAACGCGGAGTTGACGCACCGACACAGCACGTCGAGGCGGCCCGCGCCGCCCGCGAGGTCGTCGAGCGAGAAGTCGGGGGTCGTCGGGGCGTCGTGGCCGAGGACGATGAACTGGCGCATGCGCTTGGGTTGTCGGTCGGGAATAATACGCGCGTCGAAGCGCGCCGACGGGATAGCGGAGCGGCCGGCAGTAAGCGGTCTTTACTGCCGAGAACCGCTAAACGGCGGCGGTCCGTACTTCGAGCCGTCTCGGACGAATCGACCGTCACCGCTCGGAGAACACACCGCTTGACTCCTCGCGACGGCGTTCGCTCGTCCGCCACGGTCTCGTGTGGGACCGCCTGAAACCCCGTGTGCCGCCGTATAACTATGGGTAAGTCCCCCGACGTGACGAGATACAGCCGATAAGCCCGGCACAACCTGCGCGGTAGTCGCCGGGTAACTC
Encoded proteins:
- a CDS encoding nucleoside deaminase, with product MLELDALDHEPHVRRAIDLAREAGDRGDGPYGSVLVRDGEVAMEATNRENTDDDVALHPELTLARRAARELSRAERAETVMYTSTEPCPMCAGGIAITGLGGVVYSVSAARLAEAFDGPEGIPCGEVFERRGREIPVLGDVLADEGMEIHREFRE
- the nucS gene encoding endonuclease NucS, with the protein product MVAEQIDAPDPETLVSEAKAAFRDGALLSVQARCEVEYDGRTSGYLGPGDRLLVAKPDGTFLVHQPTGHKPVNWMPGGGTVSARVSDGEAVLLARRTNPTERVEARILDAHGLTRFDATDGATYEESGTEAEMHEYIESNPDVLEEGLRIVEHERESKYGFIDFFARDESGTPVVVEVKRIQATLNHFDQLQRYVSLYEERESSPQEGGVAAGNDEVRGMLVAPSASERVKRALRDNGLEFVGLSEFETDAKGATEAKLTDF
- a CDS encoding TIGR00725 family protein — protein: MRVSVVGGSTVTESEAKSAERVGRRLAQRGHTVVCGGLGGVMEAACRGASEAGGRTIGILPGEDRAAANPYVDVAVATGLGHARNALVVMNGDAVVAVDGGVGTLSELGFAGVFDRPIAGIDTHDAPGVEAVGSAADAVAFVEAAVESGDGRER
- the trmY gene encoding tRNA (pseudouridine(54)-N(1))-methyltransferase TrmY, with translation MRQFIVLGHDAPTTPDFSLDDLAGGAGRLDVLCRCVNSAFFLSHAIREDVRVHLVLRDEVTVRFEGSELRRLNPDERSTAALIRGALEEKGEAIGHMEAESSPGVYVSKRGFEPVLEEAARDGTVVQLHEDGDPVVEVEPPENPVFVLSDHHDFGDGEASLLADAADRRVRLGPELLHADHAVTVAHNYLDTEGFERY
- a CDS encoding SDR family oxidoreductase, encoding MHVLVAGSHGQVGQHVTRLLAEGDHEVRGMVRDEAQTSDIEDLGAEAVLADLTEDVTSAVEGCDAVVFAAGSGGDDVWGVDRDGAINIIETAEDGDVDRFVMLSSINADSPEESPEELREYLKAKAEADERLRESDLTYSIVRPGALTNEEGTGKIRTGADLDRKGDDIPREDVAATLVAALPMESTHGQTFEVLSGDEPIEQALESPLDGE
- a CDS encoding AAA family ATPase yields the protein MSETESLDARQRTPQFVVVCGLPGVGKTTVAEDIAERLDGRLLRTDVVRKDILDDPDYTEAEARMVYRELFERASDVVEGGRSVVLDGTFKDAADRERAVELCESLDAEFRLVKVECDEAVVRDRIASREDDASDADFEVHAMYREQFDAVSADHVTVDNSESAAETRRQVAEQF
- a CDS encoding M20 family metallopeptidase: MTTPHDELAALAAELVAIPTENPPGDERPCAEFVADWFAERGIETRLVERPSAERAQVVAWVGEDPREAAGDDATTLVLNGHLDVVPAGDPGEWERDPFAGVVEDGILYGRGSADMKTNLALAMLTLRDLAPEIESGDLDGSLVFHGAMGEETGHPGTRTLLEEGYGGDCAVVLEPTDFRVGTSAKGVATYRIAVSGSASHASRPDQGTNAIDAARPLLDAADEYDDRLRERSDPLVGRAFATVTEFEAGTDSNMAVLPGRAELLLDRRILPDETFAEVEDEIEALLAGVEREAGVETDRSLVKHYASAGIRPDHPLAERFRGLSAELADAPADPWGLEAATDAREFVAAGTPAIIWGPGNLAQAHAVDEYIDLGDAATGLEILKEASRGVLGER
- a CDS encoding haloacid dehalogenase type II, whose product is MALDTDAVEAIAFDSYGTIVDVTTVEEPLSEHVDDPETVAQLWRDRSLEYAMVGNAVEEYRSFYELIRHALRWALDARGVELDESEREDILSTYHELDVYGDVREGMERLRDAGYDLYVVSNGNEEMLESMVDHADIGDLLEATVSADEVERFKPEPELYRHAADRIGEPPEGIAFVAGGWWDVPGAMHAGMQGIWVDRQDALWGPYDAEPDLTVETFREIADEFDA
- a CDS encoding glycosyltransferase family 2 protein; translated protein: MTRNGESGGLVSVVVPTHYRNDRLRRALESVAAQEYRPIEVLVVDGSDDEHARPVAESFGATYVPQERDEGPQAARSIGAEMADGEYVQFLDDDDRLAPSKVRKQVDRLGPEVGVVYCGMDDENRGEILPNPVVRGDVLGRALEMRTFPCINSTMLIRREVLERVLPLRHRHGADDTGLKIDLALQTKFDYVAEPLVVRGRTGDSLSDSWTYLDGRMEVIATYDRLYRRFPDRIRQRALRETHYQVGRKLLAEEGWSPRATAALARAAWETPDDYAYHIGAALGSALGRPGLAAVDRLFGRPEA
- a CDS encoding chemotaxis protein CheC; translated protein: MMPGDADRESRRNDDPGDEFERAEPVEADAESAGPADADAESAETPPTDDGRLTIPLETVAVLNWLGDVGVDGVESRLNKVPVGDLSARTDHVKIDYATAETVVDRFGVEDRAGARVRLRGPFSGTVLVVFPVKSANRAASLMLRSAVRDVESVVSTEMGRDALTELCNAMANGFVDEWAERLDTPIDTGPPVAVQNPEMTLVQRVFSISDVGLYLTASLRIPEHDVEATVFVFPDDEEFVSKIARFGPKVIDR